In a single window of the Flavobacteriales bacterium genome:
- a CDS encoding geranylgeranylglycerol-phosphate geranylgeranyltransferase produces MLSFIKLIRLPNLLIIALTQYLVRYAIIDRYIGYQEMNLQLSDFNFFLLSLSTVMLAAAGYIINDYFDIKIDRINRPESIIVGNTIKRRVAMGAHIVINFIAIAIAYYISAYAVGIKGLVMIHIVVASLLWFYSTNFKKQFLVGNIVIAIISAAVPFIVGLYDIAVLNAIYWKEVLNHGIYFNGLFILIAWYSLFASLTTLIREIIKDIEDYDGDIAFKSKTLPIVLGMQKAKWVVLGITGILFICVGYVVYLESLQERFKALSYLIVLVETPLVILCVMLFRANTKKHYTNISFLLKGIIITGIFSMFLI; encoded by the coding sequence ATGCTTAGCTTTATAAAGCTTATTCGCTTACCCAATCTTTTAATAATTGCGCTTACCCAATACCTAGTTAGGTATGCAATAATTGATCGTTACATCGGGTATCAGGAAATGAATCTTCAGTTATCCGATTTTAACTTTTTCCTTTTAAGCTTATCTACCGTTATGCTGGCAGCAGCCGGCTATATTATTAATGACTATTTCGATATTAAAATCGATAGAATCAATAGACCCGAATCAATCATAGTTGGAAATACAATAAAGAGACGAGTGGCCATGGGAGCTCATATTGTAATTAACTTCATTGCTATTGCCATTGCTTATTACATATCTGCATATGCAGTTGGCATAAAAGGCCTGGTGATGATTCATATAGTTGTTGCGTCTCTTCTTTGGTTTTACTCTACCAATTTCAAAAAACAATTTCTTGTTGGCAATATTGTGATAGCAATTATATCTGCAGCCGTTCCTTTTATTGTCGGTTTATATGACATTGCCGTTCTAAATGCCATCTATTGGAAAGAAGTATTAAACCATGGAATTTATTTTAATGGCCTTTTTATTCTTATTGCCTGGTATTCATTATTCGCTAGCCTAACTACTTTAATAAGAGAAATTATAAAAGACATTGAAGACTACGATGGCGATATTGCTTTTAAAAGCAAAACTCTTCCTATTGTTTTGGGAATGCAAAAAGCCAAATGGGTTGTTCTTGGCATAACAGGTATCTTATTTATCTGCGTTGGTTACGTTGTATATCTCGAATCTCTACAAGAAAGATTTAAAGCACTCTCTTACTTAATTGTATTAGTAGAAACCCCATTGGTTATTCTTTGTGTAATGCTATTTAGAGCGAATACAAAGAAGCATTATACGAATATTAGCTTTCTCCTAAAAGGAATAATTA
- a CDS encoding HAD hydrolase-like protein, translated as MFKQQLNKVKAFVFDVDGVLTNSDVLVLNNGEFARTMSTRDGFALMLAKKKGYHVCIITAGTSNAILNRMENLGINDVHITVRDKVAVLTKFMEDNGLSADEVLYMGDDLPDYKAIQVAGVRTCPLDAVDQIKALCHYISDIAGGKGCVRDVIEQTMRLQKSWPLDGNY; from the coding sequence ATTTTCAAACAGCAACTAAATAAAGTAAAAGCCTTTGTTTTTGATGTAGATGGTGTCCTTACCAATAGCGATGTATTGGTTTTAAATAATGGCGAATTTGCCCGAACAATGTCTACAAGAGATGGCTTTGCTTTGATGCTTGCCAAAAAAAAAGGATACCATGTTTGCATAATCACGGCAGGAACATCTAATGCCATTTTGAACAGAATGGAGAATTTGGGTATCAACGATGTTCACATTACTGTTCGTGACAAAGTAGCTGTACTTACAAAATTCATGGAAGACAATGGCTTATCGGCAGACGAGGTTTTATATATGGGAGACGATTTACCTGACTACAAAGCCATTCAAGTTGCCGGAGTTAGAACTTGCCCGCTTGATGCAGTTGACCAAATAAAAGCCTTGTGTCATTACATTTCCGACATAGCAGGTGGTAAAGGATGTGTTAGAGATGTAATTGAGCAAACGATGCGATTACAAAAAAGCTGGCCATTAGACGGTAACTACTAA
- a CDS encoding DUF2520 domain-containing protein, translating to MLIGSGNVATQLGISLTKAGHDILQIYSRSIESAELLANQTQSGYTDNIEDINPNGNIYIISIKDDAIEKTTSLLNLKDQVIAHTAGSISKDVLSKTSSNYGVLYPLQTFNKSLNVDFKSIPICVEANNAETLRMLNAIAESLSNHVQEINFNQRKQLHLAAVFACNFTNHMYVISNDLLNKVNLPFELILPLIKETTDKLESISPEDGQTGPAARNDQKVLAKHIEALESNENLQGIYKLLSQSIQKTK from the coding sequence GTGCTAATCGGTTCTGGTAATGTGGCCACACAACTGGGAATTTCATTGACTAAAGCAGGACATGATATCCTACAGATTTATAGTAGATCTATTGAGTCTGCAGAACTACTTGCAAACCAAACTCAGTCTGGATACACCGATAATATTGAGGATATAAACCCCAACGGCAATATTTATATTATTTCAATAAAAGATGATGCGATAGAAAAAACTACATCTCTATTAAATCTAAAGGACCAAGTTATTGCGCACACAGCAGGTAGTATATCGAAAGACGTGTTATCCAAAACTTCTTCGAATTATGGCGTATTATACCCTCTTCAAACTTTTAACAAAAGTTTGAATGTTGATTTTAAATCCATTCCTATTTGCGTTGAAGCCAACAATGCGGAAACATTACGAATGCTTAACGCTATAGCTGAAAGCCTTTCAAACCATGTACAAGAAATCAATTTCAATCAGAGAAAGCAATTACATCTCGCCGCTGTATTTGCGTGTAATTTCACGAATCACATGTATGTTATTTCAAACGATTTATTAAATAAAGTAAACCTTCCTTTTGAACTAATTTTACCTTTGATAAAGGAAACCACTGATAAACTTGAAAGTATTTCACCAGAAGATGGCCAAACCGGACCAGCTGCAAGAAATGACCAGAAAGTTTTAGCGAAACATATTGAGGCATTAGAATCCAACGAGAACCTACAAGGAATTTATAAACTACTTTCACAAAGTATTCAGAAGACAAAATAA